Genomic segment of Hirundo rustica isolate bHirRus1 chromosome 6, bHirRus1.pri.v3, whole genome shotgun sequence:
CCATCTTCAGGCAGGACCAGCAGGACACAGATGTGAACTGATTTcctatttttcattataaatgGCAAGTCGTATGGTTTATTTGCATAAACCTGAGAGATGGCAGAAAAACTCTGAAGGAGAATGAGGAGATAAGCTGTTTTCTGAGAATCAGGTCTCATGAAAGAATTTTACCATACAGTGCTACATTTACAGTCCAAGGGACTTACCTGATGAGATCCCATGTCAATGCAACAAGCAGTATTAAGTACTTcaagaaatgtgtttaaataCAGGCTGAAAATTGAAGACTTGCAGTGGACACTGGAAATTAAATTGTACACAGAGTTCCCCTTGATTTCCCCCGAGCATTCTGTAGACTATTAATGCCTCAGAGCAACACCAACAGAGCAATATCCCTTCCTCTACAAGATCACCTGCTTTGGTTTATAATTGGGTGTAATTTAATCATGCATTTCTAAAGCACTTTACAATTTAATGGCATTAGTGAGAGAAGGCATGGATATATCCCTGTGGAGCAAAAGTCTGACACTTTAGTTACAgctgaagaaacaaagaaattaattgcttGCTTACAGTTGCATAGCAGATTAATGGGAGGATGAGATTTCCAATTCCTTCCCCTCTTGCTTTTCAGTTTGTATTTGTTTGCATGTTGAGACAGGTAAGCTGGCTAGATGCCAAGAGCAATGTGGTGTATTTTTCGTTCTTCCTGCTCCCTGGGTTTTCCCTGATAGGAAGTAAGGTCCAGGTCATGAAATGTCATACCCAAGCTCTTTAAGATTTGTACTCGTGCACGAGAAGACTCTGTGGGTTGACAGTGCTGGCTCTGTTAGCATGTTTGTGTGTACAATGGGAAGCAGCCCGCAGTGACTGTCCTCAGCAGCATTTTGACTTCAAGAGTATCTCGGGAAGGACAGTGGTTCCTGCTTCATCACCCCACTGAGGAGCCAGAGCATGTGACAACAACAGCTGTGTCCTGAGCTGGGCTTTCATCAGCCACCCCCACCTCCAGTGGCCCAGTACAGGGGCACTGTTAACATCACATCCAAGCCTAAGCTATGGCTCACTTCAACAAGAAGCACCTGCCCGCTTATGACTCCTACAACTTGTAGCTGCAGGTTGATCATCTGTGGTAGGTCAGGTGTGCAGCCACTGGGATTAGCTGGGTGATTCCCTCCAGGCTGAGTAACCACAGATTTCATGTAGTCTGAATGTAGTTCACACCCTGCTATTTTCCAGGACAAGCACACTTTCTGGGACTGGCACTGTGCATCAcactcctctggactctctccctTGTCCACAGAGGAAGAGATTGCTCAGTCTGTAAGTGCTGGAGCTGCAAGGGCACACTGTAGGAACGTACCTTCATATCCAAAAACACAGCCTAACTTTGTCTTCTGTCAAAGTCACTGAGATTTATCTGCAGTTGTTTTAAGGCAGTCTTGTATCCCTTAAAATGGCTTATTTTGGCCAGCAGACCTCATGAATTCCCTAAATGGCTCAGAAGCAAACATGGCCATTTCTCAGTCCCTAACCAGGCTTGCTCTGCATCCATGGCATACTTAGCACTTCCAAGTCCATGGATGCACTCTGACAATagctttgtgcttttttttttgcaaagacaCTGTGCTGGATACATCTGTTCTCTTGCTTTGTAAAATGGAAGGATTTTGCCAACATTGTACGACAGCTAGTAAGGTTTCCAAGAcagaaagaggaataaaatcaGATATTTCATCTCCcaccctcccttccctcttttGAACCCAGTGAAGCTTTAAATCAGGTTGTAACACAGAACTTGGTTCCAGCTGGCTCAAATTGGTGGTGGGAGCATGGACACTTCCAGGTGCATGGGGTGGTTTTACAAACACTTTTACAAACTGTTTTAGAGACAGGCCCTGGCACCTCAGGCCTGTTAGTGTCCTCTTAAACGGGACAAGAGAGAGAGGCTGCCAGGCATAGCTTGAAATGAAACTGATACAGCACCAATAATAAGGGACTGTATTTGGAAAGATGTTTCAGGGTTATTTTTGTCTGAGATCATTACTTCTGGACAGCCTGCTGCCAACTGCTgagcacacaaacacaccccACCCAAGTTTGGTTCTCAGCTAATGTGGAAGTAGCTCACAGGGGGTCAGCGGGGGAAAGGATGCTCACACTGGGTTTCCTGCTCTGATTTGCAAACTTATCTGTTTTTGTGTGTACAATACATGCAACACTTCTTCATTGAAGCCAGTAACTGCCCACCCAAAAGactgaaagcaattttttaccatttttctaATAATTCCTGCTGTTATCCTGTGTCCCACTTCCTATGCACCCTGATACACTCCTCCCTGAACccacagctggagcacagctTCCTTGTCCCTAAAATCAGTGGGAGCCTTCTCTGGTTGCCAGCCAGGCTGACGCAAGGAATCCTGATAGCACTGCTCACCCAGTTCAGGGGAGGCAGACAGGCCTAAGGGGCACGAGAAGAGCTCCCTATCCCCTCAGAGATCTGCTTGCTGGGTGGCACTTaccttctcccttcccacacTGAGCTTGTTGAGGTGAGCACTCTTACAACAGGAACACACCTCTTCAAAGTTATTCAAAGCAGCCTGTTTACAGCAGACCTGGCTGAGGAATGAGGCTTGCAAAAGCACTGTATGGGTGAGGTGCTGATGTATACCCAGATTCCTCAATGGGAGCCTATGTCTCCTGAGGCTCCTCCTTGTCTTGATCTGGGCAGTTTCTGGGTAGGGTCTCTCTGGTGACAGATATTTGCAGCTGAGTGAGGTGGGAAATCAGGACTCAGAATAAGAGACTGTAAAACTGACTTTAGCAGATAAAGCGTTCATGTCAAATCAAGCTTAACTgcaaatctatttttattattttaggaACCATATTCCTGATAACTTTAGTTCTGGAAGAGGGGTAGTTACTGCCCAGAGTTGGGCATACCTCATCTGAAAACAAGCACTCTTCATTAGGACACGAGTCCCTTCAGACTAGGActtaaaagattttctttaGGAACATTTTTCAGAGACTTTCAGTGGTCTTTACCTGCAGACAGGCTTTCCTATGGGAAAGGAGTAAGGACTGATCTTAGGGCTGAGCGAATCTGCTGATTTGGATAACATGAAGGAGTAGCTGATTTCTGTGTTGATTCCACAGGGATTAAATCTCTGTCTCAATTCCTCTTAATATATTGTGGTGGGTTTACCCCAGCTGGACACATGGTGCATACCAAAGCCATTTTATCACTACCCGCCCCCAActggacaggagagagaaaattgtaaaaaaGGCTTATGAAGCAAGGTAAGGATAGGGAGATCACTCATCAATTACCATCAGAGGCAAAAAACACTCAACTTGGGGACTTTAATTTACTACCTATCAAATCAGAGTAGGGTAAGAAGTAAATccttaaatgttttaaaacatctttcCCCTACTCCTCCCCTCTTCCTGGGCCTAACTTTGTTTCAGAATTCTTTACCTCCTTTACCCACTGGTGCAGGGGGATGGGGGATGGGGgctgtggtcagttcatcatGCCTTGTCTTTGCCCCTCTATCCTCTGCTCTCAGATATTCTCATTCCTCTCTTTGGTTGCAATTGCTGTtgcagtttttttctcctcaacaGTGTTGACATGGAGGCACTTGGACCCGTTGCTTCTACTGGACACAGTGGGAAGCTTCCTCTCACAGAAGCCACACCTGCAGTTCCCTCCTGCCACCAAAGCCTTGCCAAGCAAACCCAATACTTACGTACCCTTCTATTTCTCTTCTTTAATTGCACTCTTCTGCTTAgccatgtttttctgttttagcCCCTTTCGTAATATTTGAATATTCGTAATATTCGAATATTTCGTATTCGCAAAAACAAATAGGGCATTGCACCACCTCAgtgaaacacagcagcagctttgctgttgtAGCTCAGAAGGGGTGAATATAATTTCCCTTAGGCTGGGAGGGGGCAGGTTGAAAGAACACAAAGACTATTAGACCCAAAGTGAATTATTCAGAACAGTGCCAAAGTGAACAAAGGGAAATGGGAGTGAAAATGAGAACTCCCTAAGTCTGGACTGTCACTTCCTACAAAAACTGTGACAAGACAACATTTTCCTTTATACAGTGGAAAGCCTTATAGAGctttaaaacctttaaaatttttataaagCTTTTTATCCACAATTTGTGAGATTTGCACTCAAAACATAGGGTTGACTGCACTAATTATGGCACTtagtccttttcttttccttaaaaaagatGGACATGAGGACAGGAAATTTGCAGAAGTTGAAACATAAGATATAATTAGTGGAACTAGCTGTGCCTGGTCTGGCATGCAGAACAGCATTGTTGTGGCTGTGTAGTTTGTCTTCATGTGGCTCAAAATGCAGCTGCCCCTGGCTTCTGTGAAGGTCAGACCAGGTGGTAGAGTGGGGCTTCTGCTCAGGAGGGGCACTTCCAGTGTTTCCATCTTCCTTCCCTCTAAGTGATTTTGTACAGTAGGATTTTAAAGGTGATATTTCTAATACCCTCTGCTAATGTATCAATGGTAATAAAAGGATTAAAAGAATTGGAGAGAATCCTGCTTCCAAGTTCAAGAAGAGACTTGGAttctgcctccttttctccagacagcccagcaggagctccACGATATTTAGGCTTCTTTATGTGAGATTGTATATAAACACAAAGTAAGCCATAAATCTGAAATACTTAAATCCTTGCAATACCAAGAAAGTAAATACAGCTTTGCAAATCACTTTGTAAAAGAGCTGGCCACAGAAAGTGCAGGAACTTCACTGTTGGTGGCCATGCCTAGATAAGGGATTACAGAAAATCTGAACCACTGAACAGGCTGACAGGTAGAtcaatataaatatacatacattGGTTCTTTTAATGTAGACTGAAATCTTCCAGGAGCCTGTtgcagaataaaaatacagcagtggCCAGCCATTCAGACACACTCAGTCTGAGAATATTGTGTCACTTTTGTTCCATCTGGAGCTAGGAAGGAGGTATGAGGAAACAGGATGCTCCTCCCAGCAGGCATATAAGTTTTTGAAAGGAATTGTAAAAGaccaaataaaaggaaaatgagagaatCACCCACTTTTGCCTCCTGTTAACCCCTTTAGGCTACCCTGACAATAATCTGGTTGTATTTCTGCCTGGTACTGATTAATTCTCACATCAGGAACCATTCCACTTCAGAAGGGGAGTATGAAGAAGTCTCCATTAAGCCTGCAAGCAGATCCATTTAACTGACTGGGAGCACTTACACCTGCTGTGTTTCTATGCTACAAATCCTTGAAAGCTGTTTCACTGGTGACAGATGGCCTGGTTCAGgattaatgaaacaaaatatctgTGCCACTGCATCAAACTGCTGAAGAAGCTGGCATCAGATCCCCAGCCAGAGAAAAATGTGCAGACTACTCCTTTCCGCCTGGAAATTTTTCCTGGGGCAAGAGAGATTTGGCCATTAGTCTGGGAATTCCTGGCAGTGAGCAGTCTTCCTGGGGCAGTCCTGTGCAGCAAGCTCCCTTCTCCCTCAAGTGTGGACATATGGCCACTGTCTGTGGGACTGGCTGGAGCAGCAAGGGGCAAGCTTGCTCCAGAGATTGGCATCCCAAGGCACCCAGGATGTGGTGTAACACCAACCAGGTGCCCGTTTGGTTTGTGTTGGATGTGCTCTGTAGGGTGTATGGGGGTGTTTCTCAGGGTCCCTAGGTAGGAATGCTGTGGCTGACTGTGACAGTCAGCTCCAGTGAGAcgctgagcagctccagcacaaaTTATGCTGGAGGGTATAACAGTGGCACAAAGCCACCCACCACAGAGGGGCCTCATATTCCATGCTGAAACagtgacagaaacagaaaataaacaaggagaTGTCGTATCTGCACAGTAAAAATACAtggtaaattaatatttttaattgctgttaCACACAGAAgaatgaggggggaaaaagttaCATTCCAGacaaagaattaaaatagtaaaatcAGCATAAAAATGTGTTAAGAAGAGAACCCAGATCAACTGGCTGTAGTGTATGTGGTGACCTTTACAATCACAGTAAAGAAAGTGCTAGAGACTTTCAGACATGGCAAAGTGCTTGATTCcccagaggaaagcagctgttTCAGTCACATCTTTCAGTGCACTCTGCCTGGAATGtgtgggagaggggctggagcaagAGACACACAGGTCCAGGACATAGAGATTAGTGTTCAGGACAGACCAGCCACTCTGCATTCTCAGGCAGGCAGAACTGCCATTTACCCAGTGgcatttgctttttcctcccttgtttttgttttgtttgtttggggtttttttgtggtttggggattttgttcttgttttggttCTTGCTTTCTGGTTTTCGAGTTGTATTTAACAAAGCTTCAGGTTCTGCTGGCCTGACCCTGCCAGCACCATAAGCCTGGAGCAAGCCTCCCCAGCTGAATTAGGAGCAAGGCTTGGTCCAGCAGGAACCTGCACCAGCAGGGTCTAATATATTTGCAATGATTCAGCACCATTGCCCAATGggctggttttggtttcttgcttttcttctgtcagGAAAAAGTGTCTTTTATTTCGTTATGCTCTGTCTTTTGACTGATCCAAATTGGCCCAGTCATGCTCTCACTGAAGTCTTGGTGGCTCAACCTCGCATCCTGTGCTTCAGCCTCACTTTTGAGCCATCACACCACTCCAGTAGCTCACCCGACAGCAGCACAGTGTCACCACAGAAACAATACAAGCCACAGAAGTTTTGGCATTCCTGCCAACTGGccacttctttttcatttatggTCTGTCTAGAgttgtgtatttttattctttacagtaagagcaaaaataaagttaaaaaaaatttctccaaactaagaaaatgaaaacctatcaaatattttaaagaaaccaTAAAAATTTGCATTGTGTTTGCTTCTGAGTTCATATTAAGATTTTACTGCAGCTGCTTCAAAATTATGCTCCATTTGACACAGCTCACATTCCTTGGTGTGTAACTCCTTGCCTTCATTTGCATTTGTACAGTAGCTAGTGCTACAAAAACTAGGTAGTTTCTAGCTGTGGTCCAGATTTAGATCAGTGAACAGCGGCACCTTTTATCCTAGTTGAGAACATGGTCATGGTTGAGAGCTGTATTTCTAGATCAGTTTTTGTTCTGGGCCATAGGACTGGTGGTACAAGCACTCCCTTTGCTACAACACCCACTGCTTCCTTCATTCAggtgaaaagaaaggaattgaAGAAGGATGTGCTGACCTTATTGATTCCATCaaggttttctctctctctgctaaTTTTAAAGCCAGTAAAACaatcagagaaattaaacaTCCCTTTGAAAGTTGTCTCATGAAACCCAGCTGACCTTCTGCAGACTGAAGGTTGAACAGAATGACTTCATTTTCTGTCCCAGCTTTTTCAAAAGCCACAGCAGACTGTGAGGAACTCTGTTTTGGCTGGATTATATTTACTCTAGCTAACAGTGAGGGACAAGACCAGACTGCAAAAACTGGATGCAAGGTTCACATCTAAGAATTTGATCAAGGCTTTTAGAAGAACTAAAAACCATTAGCAAAACTGAAATTAGAGTTCAGATTTTTAAGCTAAACTTCCCTCAGAGTTCAAGTGTAGCTGAGCCCATCCTGTTAACCAGCATGAATaaatactttgcattttttttctgtctgaagcAAATTGAAAAGGCAGTCACACATTCTGTGCTTTAAGTGAAGTTCTGCAGATCCCTAAAAGAATTTTTAACATTAAAGTTGGATAATACTTGTGACTTACATAGCACTTGACATCTCCAAAGTGCTGTATGAGCATCAATCCTCACAATATCCTTGTGAGGTAGGTTAGGGCTCATATCTTCATTTTTGAATGGGGTGAGGGCCTGGTCCCCTGCTGGGATAACTTGGCATTGCACTGGCCCTCATACACCAGATGTGGACCTGGCCTCAGAAAATTTAAGTGACTCACCCAAGGCCACAAAAGGAGCGAGCATGGATAAAAGGCAGGAGAATTACCCAGGAGGATTTGTGTCATGAGAAGTCAGCAACTTCCCATCCTCTTCCAAGAACACAGCTATGACGCCTCTGCTTAAAAGACCCCCTGCCTGTATTCAGAAACCAAGCAAAGAGGCACCCGCCACTGAGCTCTACAGTTGCTGTCTGCTTTGATCTGCTTCTTCCAGAACAGCTCCCAAAAATACCACGATAGCAAGATGAAAATGCAGGTGTTAGTGTCAAACTGCAGGACTGGAAAACTTTGAAGAGCCACTAAAAATGCCAAGTTCCTCCTGGGAGTTTTATAAACTTGtgtaaaaatacataaattatcTCCACTGATGACAGCATGAAACCTTCAGCAATCTACTCAAATGACACATTAGAGTAATTCTTAAACCAATCGGTTTTACAGATGCCTCAATATGGAGGAGTAAGAAGCCAGGTACTCAGCACAGAGCAAGAGTAAAGCTTAAAGTTAAAATcctctggttttgttcttcttGACCTGCGTTTCTGCATGAGCATCACCCTGTGACACAGCCCAGAAGCATTACTAGCACTTAAAAACAAGTTGCAATAAGCGCTGCTTCTTTGACTGACTCTGTGAGTTCTGTGCAAGGAGGATCTGCCTACAGAAAGAGGCTGAAGTAAATGTGCTGCATCTTTTGTATGTCCAATTAAAGAGCCAAAGGACCTCCAAGAGGGTGATAACTACAGAAAGTAACCAAACTACGTGCATAAGCTCAAGTGACCATAGACAGGGATGGTAGAAAGACGTTTGGATACAGCAGGGTGAAAAGAAAGCCTCTGTGCTTTGCAACAAAAgtagctgctgctggagccaggaacACTATACCTTCACTCCCTCTGTAAAATTCCTGGGCTAAAGACTGGGTGCTTCTAAAGGACTGTACTGAAAAGGAGAATGTGTTGAACCCCAGTTTTACAGTGCAAAGAGGTAACAGGAGAGTCCACAAAGGGATCCCCCCAGACAGCAACACCATTTGTCACATATGAACACCACTCCTTTTCTGCTCTACTTCAAAGTGAAGATTGCCCTCGCTGGGGTTGAGAGAATAGTTTTAATCCCAAGAAAAGTTATTTAATAGACTGTCAGCAACTGCTTAGTGCTTCTCAGGATTTAGGCATCTCAAAATTGTGTTAGATCACAGTCCACAGCAGCAGGtctcttcccagcaggaaagAGCCTCCAGGAAAACGGCCTCATTCAAGTAATATGAATTAGAAAGAGGAATGCAGAGCCAGAGAGATTTTGAAGATTGAGAGCCTTTGCTGGCAAACCTCCAAGCCAACCAGGACTTTCTTTTGTATGCTTGGGGCTCTGCCTTGTTCCCAGGAAGGCTGAAGCTGTTGCAGCACTTGGATGAGCCAGTGTGACTGGCCAGTGTGTCCCAGCCAGGTCACTCCAGGTGACCTATTCCAGGACAGCAATGGCACAACACCCTACTTGGGCCGCAGAAGTTTCTGCTGTCCTACCCAGAGACCTCTGCCACCAGAAACTGCACCTCTGATGGCCAGCGGAGAGGAGAGGCCTCCTAATAATATATCAAGACTCTTTTCTACAAGTATCCAGTGGCTGATGGTAGAGCAGGACAGCAAAGCGagccaagaagaaaaagcacacagaaaagcaACTCAGCTATTTTCAGGCAGTTCAAGACTACTCATTtctagagaggaaaaaaagagaatcaaAACTCAAGACTTTTAAATAGAGCTTACTTTATCACACAAGCATTTCCCTCAAAGCAAAGGGAAGCTCAGGATGTGGGGGAGCTCCTCTGAAGAACTGCCAGCTAAGGACTGAGTGTGCTGGACTGACCCATGTGAAGGTGCTGGGACTCAAAGACTGCAGTGTGCTATTTGCTCACATGCTGGGAGGATGGTGGGGTTCACCCCAAATGCTTAGACTTCCTCTTAGCTGGGTCACTTGCAGGAGATTTCCAAACAGCCAAGCTGAGTAACAGCAGGTGATATCTGCAGAGAGCTACCCTGCAGGGTTCAGTCTGTGGCCAGGAGATAAGCAATGCCGATGAATGAAATGGTTTATGGTTCTAAATTCCCTTAGCTGTTTACTCCAGGCAGGCCCCGATGTGTCACTGAATGAATACTGACAGTATTACATAACAGCATTAAAAGGAAGGGATTACACGGGGCTGTGCTACCTACAGAGCTTTCCCTCTCCATAATGCAGCTGACCtgtctgaaaagcagcagatgcCCCCATGCGGTTAGGATAGTTAACCCAGATTTCTGTAATACTGGCTGCATTTGCACTGATGAATAAGTCATAGGAAGGCAATTCCCTGTCAGGTACACCAGgtgaggctggagaggagcgGGAGACCCACTCAGCTCCTCTCAACACAAGGAAAAAGCTAGCAGGGTTCGATGTGAGTCCATGTGAGTTTGAGAAGGAAGTGCCAGGCGTGCTGAACACAAAGGACAGTGCTTTTCAGGAAGCTCTGCTGAAAAGGggctttctgaaaaaaaaaaaagaagtggtgCAAAGAGGATCGTTTTCTACCAGCTGGCAAAACAAGGCAATCTACATCCAAAATCAGGGCCTTGATCACAGGAAATGCTCACACAAAGATTCAAGATACTGCAGGCAGCAGTACTCAAAGTACTACTGAAAGTGCTGCTAAAACTTAATGGGCACATGGAATATTACATGTTGTAGGACATTGGTGCCCGTCTGCCATACTAAGGATAATTAGGGCATACACTAAATAAGACAATGAGTaagttctgctttaaaaatcaaagttccTTGTGTGCTCATTACATCTCACTGGTGGCTGCAGGCACCGTGTAACTGCATGCATGTGGTGAGGGAGAACACGCTGGCCTGGCTACCGAGATGTCCCTGAAATCCCACCAAACTGCTGCTCTCTACAGTGCTGCCACATGCAGCAATGCTGACTTGCACCTAGAGACCTGCCCTAGAGCAGTGATCACTGCAATCAAagcacacagcactgccagcacacCTCTTGCTCTGTGCCCTCAGCTCAGGGTTCTGCTTTCATGCTGGTTCTGCTGGGTACTGCCCCACATGCTGCCATTGActccagagctcagctcccagaTGGATATCCTGGTTTTACTCTCCCTCCAAGCTTCCTTTCAGCAGAGGAATAGCTCCAGTTTGCATACTGAGTTTGTAATGCACAAAAAGAGACAGACAAACATCggttaaattaatttttacctATGACTTTAGCAGAGATCTGCGCCTGTCTGCCTACAGCCAAGAGCAAGTCTTTTACCACAGTGCCAACCTACTTTCCATCAGCCCTCCTCTTCCCAGACATTCAGCATCAATTTCAAGACTAACAAgtaaaatgcagtagtacagCACTTCCaaggaggaaaagctgaatGAATAACTACTGCAGGGACAGTCTAAGCTTTCTGATGTGGACTCCACAATGAAGTAAGCTATATTCAGAGAAAgccaatgaaaaaaatttaattctcaAAGGTAATGCTTCAAAGAAGCAAAATCAACATCACCAGTGTGCCTAGAGAAATGGAGATCTCTCTCAGGGGTGAATGCAGCTACAGCACCTGAGATATAACCCATGTGTTCACAGACTATCAGCATTCCACCTAGCTCCTCTTCCTGAAGTCCTCTTCATCTCTGGTCTCTACAGCCGACAGCGCAATCAGCATTTGGGCCGCGTAGTAGGTGGCCATGATGATGAAGCGCGAGTagggcacagggaagcagaACTCGTTGAGTGCGATGGTGAGGTCCGACACCATGAAGAGCATGGCACCCACACAGGCCGACAGCTTGGTCCACGTCCACAGGTCGTTGCACAGCTGCACGCCCGCCACCGCCCGCCAGCCCATAAAGCCAATTAGGGCGATGTAGACGGCCACCAGGTAGGTGAACGGGCCCGAGAGGTAGGAGTACAGGAAGGCATAGCAGGAACTGGAAACAAAGCCCATCAGCAAGCCGGCTTTGAGGTCCAAAGGCTTCATGCCAAAGGCTGAAGAGTACAGAATGTGTGTGATGGCGAACATCAGCAGACCTGGAGAGAGAAATTGACACAAAATGTGTGACCTTTCATCAGTGACTGGCAGTCAgtagcagaagaaaacattccTTGCAGTGTTACCTACCAATGATAACCATACTTATCACTTGGGAccattttattacaaaaatctGTAATGGGAGATAGCACCAAGCCCCCAACCTAAAAAAAAGTCCCAACACAATTACAGCTGCAGCCAagtacagctctgctgtgacaaaAGCCTTTCTGCTGAGAAGCTGGGTGGAACTAAGCTTCTGGAGAAGGAACTGATCTTGATTTTCAGGTAGTTCTTCTTCCCCTGCTTTGAATGGAAGGTCGGGAACAAGACAGACCAAAGATCATCCCCTCTAAATATCCACAGTATTTTTCTCATAGGTCACATGTGGAACAAGAAGGCTGGAACCACAGCAGCGTAGGAACA
This window contains:
- the TMEM86A gene encoding lysoplasmalogenase-like protein TMEM86A yields the protein MVSPVTVVKSEGPKLVPFFKATCVYFVLWLPTSSPSWFSALIKCLPIFCLWVFLLAHGINFLVSHRSASRILAGLIFSAVGDAFLIWQEQGYFIHGLLMFAITHILYSSAFGMKPLDLKAGLLMGFVSSSCYAFLYSYLSGPFTYLVAVYIALIGFMGWRAVAGVQLCNDLWTWTKLSACVGAMLFMVSDLTIALNEFCFPVPYSRFIIMATYYAAQMLIALSAVETRDEEDFRKRS